The Canis lupus dingo isolate Sandy chromosome 34, ASM325472v2, whole genome shotgun sequence genome contains the following window.
ACTTTGACAGAGAATtaagaattttacataaaatatctcacTCAAGTGCCATAACAACTTTAGGCAGGAGATGGGGTCGTTGCATTTTGTAGAGATCAGGGCCCAGATAAGCAGGTGGGCAGCAAGGCTGCCCCCCAGGCCTACCTCTGAAACACATGCCCTTTCCACCCGACTCTGCTGCCCTGTGTGATTTCTGCAGCTTACAAAGCAACTCACATGACCTTCCCCCTTTCATCCTCCCAGCCCTGAAATCCAGGAGTTCTTTTTCATTCCCGTTTGGGGTGGACTGAATGCCTGTGTCCACCCCtctccattcatatgttgaaaataaTCCTCAATGTGAGGGCATGTGGAAGGGAGAGCTTTGAAAAGTGTCTGGAtcgtgagggtggagccctcctgCCCGGGATTGGAGACCTCCTCTCCTGTGTTCTCTGCAGCAGGAAGGTAACAAGTAGATGGCCAGCTGCAGGCCAGAGgtgggctctcaccagaaactgGATCTTGGACTtggcagcctccagaactgagaaataaagCCACCCAGTCTAAAATAACTTGTTGGGGCAGGCTGAGTGGTTAAGACACCATTGTAagggggaaattgaggctcagagatggaCACATGGAGGCAGTGtggtgtaagagagagagagcaccagtctGGGAGCAAACAGACCTGGCTTCTACCCCTGGCTTTACCGCGGATGACCGGCTCTGGTGAGATATTTGCATTTGTTCCTATGCTGAAGTTCACACCTTCAAGTTTCTACAGTTACAGTGTCTTAATCATAATGACACTGCTTCTAGAGTGCCATCAACATTCCCATGGGAAATGGAAATGCCAAATTGCTAATAGCACCCTGGGGGCTTTGCTCCTCCTGCTACCATCaccttcaatgattttttttaatcatatttaagtttattaaaatatcaaccttttttttttcaataagtggACAGGCCTATGCCAGAGTTGCTACAGGGGGGAAATACTGCATGCACCGAAATAAGCCAGCCCATATGAGCCGCACCCCTGGCCCAGCAGGCTGCCCGTGGGGCTGAGGCTCCCTTGGGTAGGGTGCATTGCTAGAGTGGTGACAGCAGCAGGAACAGTAGAGGTGGAGGCCAGGGCCCCGGTCTACTGCACGAAACTGGACAGGGGAGCATGGGGGTCTACACCAGGCAGGCCAGCTTTGACTCCAGGCTCTGTCACTTGCAGTCCTGTGCTTGTGCACCTCTCTCAGCTTGACTATCCTGGCCTGTAACTTCCCAGCATTTCTGGCTGAGGATTGCTTTGAGGATGGAATGGGCTtcagatgtggagaaaatgatGCTAGCTGCATAGCTAGTCTTACTGGTTGCATCGagtaaatgaggaaactgaggcccagagagatgaagtAACTTGCCAGAATGTGAAGCTGTGCCATCCAGCCCAAAGAGCCTATCCGCTTGACCAGGACACTGCTGCCTGCGTAAACAAAACAAGGTTCTCATAAGTAGCTCCGCAGCTACATTGTGTCCCCAGATATTCACAGAGCATCTTTCCTTGCTTCCGTAAGGAAAGATCTGGCCTCCAGCCCTGCAAGCCCAGAGGCTAGCATCTGTGCACACAGTGTAGACGGGCCCATCTGTGTCAGTAATTTACGGTGAGTACCGACCACCAGATCCAGACCCCTTGAGCCGTTATGACCAATGGTGGTCACGTTATCCTTGGAAGCCAAGTCAAAATCAGATAGACGTTTACCTGAAAAGCCTGGGCTCGGAATGAGGGGCTTTAAGAATTTCAGTGGCTGGCAGCTGCGGGCTGGTGACCCCCAGGCTCCACAGGTGTGCCTCTTTCCTGCTTCTGCCCTCGGGATGGTGACATCTGAAGGCCCTCCAAGGCTTCCTCCTCTGGGGACAGCATTTGGACGGACCCACCTTCTTGCGCAACATTTGTCCCTAGGACTTGACGTTTCTTAGATTCCAGGGCTGACCATTCCACTCCTATCTGTTAACTGATCTCTTCACGTAAAGTCTTTTTGCTTTCTGTCAAGGTACGGTAAAGTTTGGAGGATGGGGAGCCTTTTTGTCTTTCTGAGATGACTTTGAAGATCTCTGCTgtgattctttatatttttatttaagctcAATTAACTAACATAATGTATTATCAGTTTTGGAGGTAgaggtcaatgattcatcagtcttatataacagccagtgctcatgacatcacatgctctccttaatgtccatcacccagttgccccatccccctCCGCGGTGATTCTTAGGAAGTTATGCTTAAATTTAAGCCTTCAAGAGAAATCTTTCTCATAATTTCTAACCCACCAGTATTGGCAATAGAACAGAAGGCCCCCACACATAGTAGGGACATGATAAATACCCATGTAACGATAAACACCTACCCAGACACAGTCCTTGACCTGGGGCAATTTCACAGTctaaagagggagacaaacatgGATAGATAACTCTGACCCAGGATGCTAGAACTGAGACAGAGGCAAGAGGGCGGAGTGTTACAGGAGCAAGGAAGAGCAGTGTCACTGTACTGGGAGGGGAGATGCCACAGAAGACTCCCCCAGTGGGACATCTgttaaaaaggaggaggagaagactCACAGGCAAAAAGGCAGGGAGGGTTATTCCAGACAGGCTACATCATGGCACCTTTGAAGAATTACCAGCAATTCACCAGGAGTGCAGTatattggtggtggtgggggggggttgttaATGGTGGTGGACAGTGTGTGTGAGGATCTGAGGGGGTAGAAAGAGATAAGACTTTGTCCTAGTTAGAAAGAAGGTGCCCCTTTCTCCAGCTGCACTTGAGTACCTCCCCTTGGCTGGATGGCCTCGTGCACACACCGCACAACTGTATGCTGCGGCCATTTTGGCACAGTGTACTCTATCACCAGGGACACGTGTCATGGTTCTAGATGTTTGGATTTTGTTCAGAACACCCAGAACCCAAATGATTAAtgagaagggttttttttttaatatatatataagattttatttatttgctagagaaagagagcacccacatgaattgggggaggggcagagggagaagcagactccgcatggagcagggagcccaatgtggggcttgatcccaggaccctgagatcaggacctgagccaaagtcagacacttacctgaccgagccacccaggtgtcccattagaAAGGTTTAAATCAAGGAAGTGACACAAACCACAACTGTGCTTTGGAGAGAATACTCTGGAGGCAGGGAAGCTGACCCAATGATGAGttgaggagaaggcagagggaccTACCTGGGCCAGGGGGACTACATCGAGGActcaggcagaggcacaggcagggagGTGGAACAGAAGGAAGACCTCGAGAAATGCTTGGAGGGTAGACTGGTTCCAAAATCTGAGTGGACAcgagagaagagagagtgggtGAGGACAGGACGGTGGCTTGCTTCTCAGGCTCAGGGGACACAGATGTGAGGatcctacagagagagagagaagaaatcaaCCCATCCAAGAATCAGGAATGAAGAGGAACCGGGACAAGACGTCAGGGAGCCCAGATATATTTCTGGGCCAGAAAGAAGTGTactgggagcagggctggggctgggtgcaCGCTGGCCCTGTGGTCCTGCTCCCCCGGAGGTGGAGGTGTCTTGTAGACACCAGGGccccgggaggggggcgggggttggggccCGAGAGAAGCAAACAGCTGCCTTGGGGGCGGCCGTGTGAGGTTGTAGACGGAGGATACTGTGAAGAACTGCCAGGCACCAATTGTTTTCTCCTGGCCTGACAGCTGCCATCAGTTAGGGAACCAGATGGAATAATGAGGTAAGATTCTCCGGGCACAGAAGCTACCCTCCGGGAGCCAAGCAGGTGCTTGCAGATACAAAATTTATTCCGTGAACCACTAGAGGGCCACTGGCGCTAACACTGTCCTTTGCTCCCATATGCCCTCCCCACTCACAACCAGGAGCCTGCCCTCCACAACCTTTGAAGGCCTGGTGCAAAAGGAGGCGCATATGCCAGATGTCTGAATATTTagaaactataatttttaaaaaagattttatttattcatgagagatacacagaggtagagacataggcagaggga
Protein-coding sequences here:
- the CRYGS gene encoding gamma-crystallin S isoform X1 yields the protein MYLSRCNSIRVEGGTWAVYERPNFAGYMYILPRGEYPEYQHWMGLNDRLSSCRAVHLILEPVYPPSISRGLPSVPPPCLCLCLSPRCSPPGPGSSVLVKRIGSLGWMAQLHILASYFISLGLSFLIYSMQPVRLAMQLASFSPHLKPIPSSKQSSARNAGKLQARIVKLREVHKHRTASDRAWSQSWPAWCRPPCSPVQFRAVDRGPGLHLYCSCCCHHSSNAPYPREPQPHGQPAGPGVRLIWAGLFRCMQYFPPVATLA